In Bactrocera neohumeralis isolate Rockhampton chromosome 5, APGP_CSIRO_Bneo_wtdbg2-racon-allhic-juicebox.fasta_v2, whole genome shotgun sequence, the genomic window GGTGTGAAATATCACCGTCATCTTTCTGCGCAAAAATACTGTTATGTCTGCAAAATATGTGTTTATAGTTAGCGGATAGCAGAGATTTGGCATATTCAAATAATGCATTTGTATCTTGGTCCACAAATTCGTTAAATATTATTCCTCGAGGAGACAGAATTTTCTTATTGCTAAGAAACAAATTCTTCATTTcttgtgttttaaattttacaactatGTTGAGTTTGTCGTTATAATTTCGAGTCCTTAGAAAAAACTTTCGATCAAAAATAAACACTGTTTCAATATCGGAGTGCTCACATGGTACTTTCATAATATTAGCAAACATTAAAATTGTTTCGATGAGAGGAGTTTTAATATCCGATTTAGAAACTCCCTTCATTATTATACCTTTCAATTCAAAGGGCGAACTCAATACTTCACTTATCATTTGAGAACTCAAGTTAGAACTTTTTTCCTCAGTTTGAAGAGTTTTATTCATTTCCTGCAACTTTAATTCCGCCAGCATAAGTTGAGCTTTTAGTTGTTCTACATCCTCCTCAGTTTTTTgcttttccaaatttaaatatatcttGTGGGATTTTGGATTGAGTTTGCGACATTGAGGACAGGCAAAAGAAGACGTGctgaaaaataatagaaaagtacagaaattttataataaaaccaaaatagcACAGCTGACGATACATAAATGTAAGGAATGGTTCATGGTATCAACAAAAAAGCCCTGATGTTAAACAGTGGCGAAAATTGTATCGCATGTAAGTGCGCCCACTGTTATAAGTAACATACAAGGAATACGAAATAATATAGCTATTCAACTTCATACAAATTCGTAAATATGgacttcaaaataaaattttttatttttttaataaactaacTCGTCATTACCATGATTGTATTTATAATACATTTAAAGCTCTTGTAGCTCCAATTCCTTTAACTTTAgcacattttttgcttttctaaTTATAGGTGGAGccgtttgttttattttgtgctttcttcTAAAGGATTTGTCATCTTTGTGCCTTCCGTCACGGTTagagtatatttattaaatgccCTGGTGGGGTGATGCTTTAGCTTCAGATGCCTTTTTTCCTGATGAAACCCCCCCAAACCATCCACACCTGCTGAAAATTTTGCTTAAGAAAATCTCTTTAGTATAGTAAAATTTCTGTctatcacaacagacagccgaattattttc contains:
- the LOC126760086 gene encoding uncharacterized protein LOC126760086; protein product: MSLECSICLEDFKTSVDLHSTDCGHIFHKECLDRCKSNTSSFACPQCRKLNPKSHKIYLNLEKQKTEEDVEQLKAQLMLAELKLQEMNKTLQTEEKSSNLSSQMISEVLSSPFELKGIIMKGVSKSDIKTPLIETILMFANIMKVPCEHSDIETVFIFDRKFFLRTRNYNDKLNIVVKFKTQEMKNLFLSNKKILSPRGIIFNEFVDQDTNALFEYAKSLLSANYKHIFCRHNSIFAQKDDGDISHHISNKNDVDMLMSL